From Thermogladius calderae 1633, a single genomic window includes:
- a CDS encoding helix-turn-helix transcriptional regulator — MLRKAATVLSALLVVANLLTAAPALGSSPLISNVTYYIMYDPLARSGYASITFNIDVNTATQFSIQLVNPSYANASFLNATFSNPAAVLVPPLFNSSTGILDFVVNSSTTVNVYLLLYDLFQELTPGSYEGVLDFTMFRNTSFTSTITIPGVYQVIARRFDSPTEAVSTSYSANTTVITFSSPGLYHVILLVPINQVSQPSSGAQAVSTPWWVWVVAALLAGTVAATLLYYLRRGRLEVETLPPKRLEEDDVVREIVLALGDAGEEGLRQSELVSITKRPKSSISRRVKRLLEEGYVEVERVGKYNVLKLTEKGKLLYKRLKK, encoded by the coding sequence ATGCTGAGAAAGGCGGCCACAGTGCTCTCCGCTCTCTTGGTTGTAGCCAACCTCCTGACCGCTGCGCCAGCTCTCGGCTCAAGCCCCCTTATCAGCAATGTGACGTACTACATAATGTACGACCCGCTGGCACGGAGCGGCTACGCGAGTATTACCTTCAATATAGACGTCAATACTGCGACTCAGTTCTCAATACAGCTGGTCAACCCGTCTTACGCCAACGCCAGTTTCTTGAACGCGACGTTCTCAAACCCCGCCGCTGTGCTCGTACCTCCCTTGTTCAACTCCTCTACGGGGATCCTCGACTTCGTCGTCAACTCGTCGACGACCGTTAACGTCTACCTCTTGCTCTACGACCTCTTCCAGGAACTAACGCCGGGCTCGTACGAGGGTGTACTAGACTTCACGATGTTCCGTAATACTTCGTTTACGTCTACAATTACCATACCGGGGGTCTACCAGGTCATCGCTAGGAGGTTCGACTCCCCCACTGAGGCTGTATCTACCTCTTACTCCGCCAACACAACAGTGATAACGTTTAGCTCGCCCGGGCTCTACCACGTAATACTACTAGTACCGATAAACCAGGTGTCTCAGCCGTCCAGCGGAGCACAGGCCGTGTCAACGCCCTGGTGGGTTTGGGTAGTAGCTGCTCTCCTAGCTGGCACGGTAGCTGCCACCCTCCTGTACTACCTGAGGCGGGGACGGCTAGAGGTGGAGACCCTGCCGCCTAAGAGGCTCGAGGAGGATGACGTGGTTAGAGAGATAGTCTTGGCCCTAGGCGACGCTGGCGAAGAGGGGCTTAGACAGAGCGAGCTGGTCTCGATCACGAAGAGGCCCAAGTCCAGTATCAGTAGGAGGGTCAAGAGGTTGCTCGAAGAAGGCTATGTCGAAGTAGAGCGGGTAGGGAAATACAACGTCCTGAAGCTGACCGAGAAAGGTAAGCTTCTTTACAAAAGGTTGAAGAAATGA